The candidate division KSB1 bacterium sequence AGCAGCAACGGCTGGCGCCTGACCGACGTCGTGCCGGCCGCGGAAATCATCGCCACCGTCGACGCCGAAATGCCACTCGCACCGCTCGACCCCAACTATTCTGGCGAAGTGGCGGAGCGCTACCGCTACCGTGACGGCAGCGGTGAAATTGGCGTGATCGCTTCGGTCACGCATGCTTTCTGCCGCGACTGCACCCGCGCGCGGCTCTCCACCGACGGCAAACTCTTCACCTGCCTGTTTGCGACACACGGCCATGATTTGCGCGCCTTGCTGCGCCGCGGCGCCTCCGATGCCGAATTGCGCACGGCGATCACCGCGGTTTGGCGGCAACGCCGTGACCGGTATTCGGAAATGCGCAGCGCCGCCACCGCGGCGCTGCCCAAAGTGGAAATGTCCTACATTGGCGGTTGAAGGGACAAAATGAGTGAATGGTTGCATCATCCTGACCGGCTGCGCTGGAACGAAAAATTCCTGCGCCGCGGCATGAATGCCTTTGGCCAGGAGCCGGCCGCGTGGCTGGTGGAACATGAAGACCTGCTGCGCCGGCAGCCCGGCGGGCTGGTCCTCGATCTGGCGTGCGGTGCCGGGCGCAACGCCTTCTATCTGGCGCAGCTCGGTTTCACGGTGGAGGCCGTTGACCTCTCGGATGTCGCCCTCGCCTGGCTTGCCGAACAGGCACGGCAGCGGGGCGCCCGCATCCTGCCGGTGGTGATGAATCTCGCCGAAGCCGCGCTGCCGAGCGCGCGGTATCAAGTCATCATCAACTTCAATTATCTCGAACGCCGGCTCCACCACCAAATCAAACAGGCGCTGCAACCCGGCGGTTTACTGCTCTTCGAAACCATGACCACGGACCAGCTCGCGCTGGCGGGCGGCAAATTCAATCCCGAGTTTCTGCTCCAGCCCAACGAACTCTTGCACGCTTTCTCCGATTTGCGCATCCTGCACTATCGCGAGGCTGTCATCCGCGGCTGCGCCGATTGCCGGGAGAAAGCGGTTGCCAGCCTGGTGGCGCGCAAACATGAGTGAAGCTTTTCCCAACCCTCCCGCCCTTGTTATCGCCGGGCCGACCGCCTCGGGCAAAACAGAAGTGGCGCTGGCGCTCGCCCGCCGCCTGCCGGCGGAAATCGTTTCCGCCGATTCCCGGCAAATCTATCGCGGCATGGACATCGGCACGGCCAAGCCCACGCCGGCGCAGCGCCGCCAGGTGCCGCATCATTTCATTGACATCCGCAATCCCGACGAGTGGTATACCGCGGGTGAATATGGCCGGGCTGCGCGCAGGGTGGTTGTCGAAATCATGCAGCGCGGCAAAACCCCGCTGATCGTGGGCGGCTCGGGCTTTTATTTGCAAGCCTTGCTGCAGGGCTTGTCAACCGCCCTGCCCTCGGATCTGCGGTTGCGCGCACAACTGCAGCAAAGATTGCGGGACGAGGGTGCGCCCGCCCTGCATCGGGAGTTGGCGCGCATTGATCCGCCGGCCGCCGCGCGCTTGCATCCCAATGACGGCCATCGCCTGGTGCGTGCACTGGAGGTTTATCAACTCAGCGGCTGCACGCTTACCGAGCTGCAGCGCCAGGCCGGCGAGCCGCCGTCCTTTCGCTATCGTTTTTTCTGTCTGGCCCTGGAACGCAGCCGGCTGTATCAACGCATCAACCGGCGCGTCGAGGAAATGGTGGCAGCCGGCCTGCTCGAAGAATGCCGCCGCCTGCTGGCGCTTGGCTATTCGCCGCAGTTGAACGCCCTGCAAACCGTCGGCTATCAGGAGGCCTTCCAATTTCTCAACGGCGAAATCTCACATGCCGAAATGGTCGCACTGATTCAGCGCCACACCCGCCAGTATGCCAAACGGCAGTTGACCTGGTTTCGCCGGCGGCCGAACTGTGAGTGGCTGACATTGCAGGAGCAGGCGCTGCCCGAGACGGCGGTTGAATTGATTTTGCGGGCAATCACTGACCATGCCGGCCGGGGCGGGAGCAAGACGGGCTGATTTTTGACGGGCATAATGGCTCTAACACAGAGCCTTGCATCAGGCAAGCCCAACGACTTTCCCCAGACGCACTTTCGTGCGCAGCGGGTGAAGATGCGCCTTTTTTCCTCTTGACTTTCAGGCAAAGAAGCTTATTTTACTGGCCGTTTGCCGCCACAAGCGAATGTAGCTCAGTTGGTAGAGCATCGGCTTCCCAAGCCGAGTGTCGCGGGTTCGATCCCCGTCATTCGCTCCAAGATACTGCACCATTCCACCAATTAGTGCCCCCCAGAAGAGATAAAGCGGTTGGAGGAGGAACAAGGCATGAAAGGTGACCGGGGAAGGCAGTTTTGGGTCAAAGGACTTTGCGATTATGAACGAAGCGGTGGTTTCCGCGCCCGGCAATGACACATTGATCATCTCACCTCCATTTCCCGAGCTCCAATCGCGATCTGCAGTCACGACGCCTCCTCACCGAGTACCGTCATCCGCCGATTCAACTTCAGTAATCCGAACTCGAGCGTTTCTTCACCAAGTTTTTACATGCATGGAGGAAGCATTATGTTCACAAGTCAAACACGGCTTGCGGCTTTGAGCCTGGCAGTGTGCCTGCTCTTCGCCGGCAGCACGCTGCACGCACAGGTGGTGCAAACCGTGGGCACGAGCGGTGCCGTGGACTGGAGTCAGCAAAAAATCCGCGCCACCGGAATCGCTGCGCCCAATCCCAACCTGCCGTTCGGTGCGCAGCGGCCCGCCGCGCTGGAGGCCGCCAAGCTGGTGGCTCTGCGCAATTTGGTGCAGACGGTAAACGGCATGGCGATCACTTCGGAGTCGACCGTCAAGAACATGATCCTGGAAAATGATGAAATCCGCACGCGCGTGGAGGGCTATGTGCGCGGCTTCACGGTGGTGGATACGCGCTACATGAGCGACACCTCGGTGGAGGTCGACGTCGAAGTTCCACTCGCCGGCCTGGCGGAGTTGCTGCTGCCACCCGGCAAAGTGATGCCGGTGGGTGGCACGCCTGCCGTGCCTGGAACCGCCGGCTATCCCGCCGCGCCTGCGGCCGCGCCGGTCTCCGGAGCCGCCACCGGCTTGATCATCGACGCCAAGGGCTTGTCGGTCACGCCCGCCATGGCGCCGAAAGTGCTCGATGAAGACGGCAACGAAGTTTATGGTTCGAAGTACGTTGACCGCGAATGGGCGGTGAAGCAGGGCATGGTGGGGTATGCCAAGGATGTGCCGTCGGCGCGCACCAATCAACGCGTGGCACCCAACCCCATTGTGGTGAAGGCCATCAAAGCAGTCGGCAACAACAAAGCCGACGTGGTGATCTCCAATCAGGATGCGCAAATGCTCAAGCAACGCGCGGAAAGCGAGAGCTTCCTCACCAAATGCCAGGTGATGGTGGTGGTTGACTGAACCGTGTTGCACAGCCGGCTTCCGCTGCGTCCGCGGTCTCACCCCGGCCCGCCCGCCAACCAGGGGCGACCCC is a genomic window containing:
- a CDS encoding methyltransferase domain-containing protein, whose amino-acid sequence is MSEWLHHPDRLRWNEKFLRRGMNAFGQEPAAWLVEHEDLLRRQPGGLVLDLACGAGRNAFYLAQLGFTVEAVDLSDVALAWLAEQARQRGARILPVVMNLAEAALPSARYQVIINFNYLERRLHHQIKQALQPGGLLLFETMTTDQLALAGGKFNPEFLLQPNELLHAFSDLRILHYREAVIRGCADCREKAVASLVARKHE
- a CDS encoding LPP20 family lipoprotein, giving the protein MFTSQTRLAALSLAVCLLFAGSTLHAQVVQTVGTSGAVDWSQQKIRATGIAAPNPNLPFGAQRPAALEAAKLVALRNLVQTVNGMAITSESTVKNMILENDEIRTRVEGYVRGFTVVDTRYMSDTSVEVDVEVPLAGLAELLLPPGKVMPVGGTPAVPGTAGYPAAPAAAPVSGAATGLIIDAKGLSVTPAMAPKVLDEDGNEVYGSKYVDREWAVKQGMVGYAKDVPSARTNQRVAPNPIVVKAIKAVGNNKADVVISNQDAQMLKQRAESESFLTKCQVMVVVD
- the miaA gene encoding tRNA (adenosine(37)-N6)-dimethylallyltransferase MiaA; this encodes MSEAFPNPPALVIAGPTASGKTEVALALARRLPAEIVSADSRQIYRGMDIGTAKPTPAQRRQVPHHFIDIRNPDEWYTAGEYGRAARRVVVEIMQRGKTPLIVGGSGFYLQALLQGLSTALPSDLRLRAQLQQRLRDEGAPALHRELARIDPPAAARLHPNDGHRLVRALEVYQLSGCTLTELQRQAGEPPSFRYRFFCLALERSRLYQRINRRVEEMVAAGLLEECRRLLALGYSPQLNALQTVGYQEAFQFLNGEISHAEMVALIQRHTRQYAKRQLTWFRRRPNCEWLTLQEQALPETAVELILRAITDHAGRGGSKTG